A DNA window from Myxocyprinus asiaticus isolate MX2 ecotype Aquarium Trade chromosome 15, UBuf_Myxa_2, whole genome shotgun sequence contains the following coding sequences:
- the myh14 gene encoding myosin-10 isoform X2 translates to MSKPAGGGANDVTRFLSTGAGPGSPTSTFSASSQADWAVKRLVWVPSEKHGFESASVREERGDEVEVELTDSGRKLTLSREELQRMNPPRFSKVEDMADLTCLNEASVLHNLRERYYSGLIYTYSGLFCVVINPYKNLPMYTESIIEMYRGKKRHEMPPHIYAISEAAYRSMLQDREDQSILCTGESGAGKTENTKKVIQYLAHVASSHKSGSLGRSKDIQMEGTRSLGRGSSAVNRGELERQLLQANPILEAFGNAKTVKNDNSSRFGKFIRINFDVAGYIVGANIETYLLEKSRAIRQAKDERTFHIFYQLLSGASETMRKELLLSSADQYRFLCGGSLPVPGQSDSENFIQTMDSVTIMGFTQEESTSMLKVISAVLQFGNITFHKEKNTDQASMPDDTAAQKLCHLLGISVLEFSRAILTPRIKVGREYVQKAQTKQQADFAVEALAKATYERLFRWLVHRINRALDRRQRQGASFIGILDIAGFEIFQLNSFEQLCINYTNEKLQQLFNHTMFVLEQEEYQREGIEWNFIDFGLDLQPCIDLIERPAHPPGVLALLDEECWFPRATDRSFVDKLSAEQGSHPKFMRPRQLKAEADFSIMHYAGKVDYKADEWLVKNMDPLNDNIASLLHQSSDPFISELWREDIQTLPRVYFFDSYATLQTNGTDSMERIVGLDQVSSGEGSGTVSFGAAGLKTKKGMFRTVGQLYKESLTKLMATLRNTNPNFLRCIIPNHEKRAGKLSPHLVLDQLRCNGVLEGIRICRQGFPNRIPFQEFRQRYEILTPNAIPRTFMDGKQACELMISALELDKNLFRVGQSKVFFRAGVLAHLEEERDLKITDTIIRFQSAARGYLARRAFHKKQQQLSALRVMQRNCAAYLKLRNWQWWRLFTKVKPLLQVTRQDEEIQAREAQLQKAKDQLSKLELDFTELDKKTQQLMEEKAVLTDQLQAEAELFAEAEEMRARLANRKQELEDVLGELESRLEEEEERAVQLTNEKKKMQQHIQDLEEQLEEEEGTRQRLQLEKVTLESKVKSLEAENLTLGEQRDRLSKEKKQLEERLNEVTDQLTEEEEKVKSLNKLKNKQEAVIADIEERLKREEQGRLEQEKWKRRMEGEAVDAQEQLSDLGLLVTELRGSLSQREKEITTLQTRLEEEGARRTEAQRALREAMSQVSELKEEVENERGMRERAEKQKRDLGEELEALRTELEDTLDTTAAQQELRSRREAELGELQRCLEEETRRHEAQLSELRIKHTAAVDSLQEQLDNTKRSRQSLEKAKAMLEEERLNLSAELKTLQGGKMESERGRKRAEGQLQELNARLSQAEREREEREERLSKLQSELESLSSSLSSSDSKSLRLKKEVSSLESQLHDVQELLQEETRQKLALGSRVRALEEEKAGLMERLDEEEEKTRELTRQIQNHTQQLADLKRQTEEVNTAVEAGEEARRKMQRELENAIQRERTKEEEKERVDRQKERLREEIEDMTIALQRERQNCTALEKRQKKFDQSLAEEKAVSARLLEERDRAEAESREKETRFLSLSRALQEATEQRDELERTNKQLRLEMEQLVNAQDDVGKNVLELERSRRALETEAQSLKEQTQELEDELTEAENARLRLEVMLQALRAQFEREISAKEEKGEEKRRALNKQVRELEVMLEEEKTQRAQTLTFKKQLETELQEAESQVEAANRGREEAIRQMKRLQVQLKELLRELDETKLAREEIVSQSKDTEKRLQTLEAELLQLTEELAVSERQRRQAQQERDEMADEIVNSSSGKSALFEEKRRLEARITQLEEELEEEQINAELLVERQRKSTLQVETLTVQLSGEKTLAQKSESARESLERQNKELKTRLSELEGAVKGKHRLSVAALEAKIESMEEQLEQERQERTVASKLVRKTEKKLKEVLMQVEDERRHADQYREQLDKSMGRLRQLKRQLEEVEEENSRSNAQRRKLQRELEEMSDSMQSMNRELNTLRSQLRRAPLPISMRAGRRALVDDLSQENSDSEDPGASPTPSSGPPGTPTTSDNALGPPPPYSLTDAE, encoded by the exons aGGGGAGTCTGGTgcaggaaagacagagaacactaAGAAAGTGATTCAGTATCTGGCACATGTGGCATCTTCACACAAGTCCGGCTCTCTGGGTCGGTCCAAAGACATACAG ATGGAAGGTACACGCTCTCTGGGTCGTGGCAGTAGTGCTGTGAACAGG GGGGAGCTGGAGAGACAGTTACTGCAGGCTAACCCCATTCTAGAGGCCTTCGGCAATGCAAAGACAGTCAAAAACGACAACTCTTCCAGATTT ggcAAATTCATCAGGATCAATTTTGATGTTGCTGGATATATTGTTGGTGCAAACATTGAGACCT ATCTGCTTGAAAAGTCTCGAGCCATTCGCCAGGCAAAAGACGAGAGGACCTTCCATATCTTCTACCAGCTCCTTTCTGGTGCTTCAGAGACCATGAGAA AGGAGCTTCTGCTTAGCAGTGCGGATCAGTACCGCTTCCTTTGTGGGGGATCACTTCCTGTCCCGGGCCAGAGTGACTCAGAAAACTTCATTCAGACAATGGACTCTGTGACCATCATGGGCTTCACCCAGGAAGAATCCACCT ctaTGTTAAAGGTGATTTCTGCAGTGCTGCAGTTTGGGAACATCACGTTTCACAAAGAGAAGAACACAGATCAGGCCTCTATGCCGGACGACACGGCTGCACAGAAACTCTGCCACCTGCTAGGCATCAGTGTGCTGGAGTTCAGCCGAGCCATTCTCACTCCCCGTATTAAAGTGGGCCGCGAGTATGTCCAGAAGGCCCAGACCAagcagcag GCGGATTTTGCAGTGGAGGCTTTAGCAAAGGCCACTTATGAGCGTTTATTCCGCTGGCTGGTGCACCGGATCAACAGAGCCCTGGACCGCAGACAGAGACAGGGTGCCTCATTCATTGGGATCCTGGACATCGCAGGATTTGAGATCTTCCAG CTGAACTCGTTTGAGCAGTTGTGTATTAATTACACTAACGAGAAGCTGCAGCAATTGTTCAATCACACCATGTTTGTTCTGGAGCAAGAAGAGTACCAGCGTGAGGGCATCGAGTGGAACTTTATCGACTTTGGTCTGGATCTTCAGCCCTGTATCGACCTCATTGAGAGAccg GCCCATCCTCCTGGCGTGTTGGCATTATTGGACGAGGAGTGTTGGTTTCCGAGGGCGACAGATCGCTCATTTGTGGACAAGCTGTCAGCTGAGCAGGGATCACACCCGAAGTTTATGCGGCCGCGACAGCTTAAAGCAGAGGCTGACTTCTCCATCATGCACTACGCTGGCAAG GTTGATTATAAGGCAGATGAGTGGCTGGTGAAGAACATGGATCCATTAAATGATAATATTGCATCTCTTCTGCATCAGTCATCTGATCCCTTCATCTCTGAGCTCTGGAGAGAGG ATATTCAAACACTTCCTCGTGTGTACTTCTTTGATTCCTATGCCACGCTGCAAACCAATGGCACTGACAGCA TGGAGAGGATTGTGGGTCTGGATCAGGTGTCGTCTGGTGAGGGCAGTGGCACAGTGAGTTTTGGGGCAGCTGGATTGAAGACAAAGAAGGGCATGTTCCGCACGGTGGGGCAACTCTACAAAGAGTCCCTCACTAAACTAATGGCCACCCTCCGCAACACCAACCCCAACTTCCTGCGCTGCATCATCCCCAACCATGAGAAACGG GCTGGGAAGTTGAGTCCTCATTTAGTTCTGGATCAACTGAGGTGTAATGGAGTTCTAGAGGGGATCAGGATCTGCAGACAGGGCTTCCCGAACCGCATCCCATTCCAGGAGTTCAGACAgag GTATGAGATATTGACTCCTAATGCTATTCCTCGAACATTTATGGATGGGAAACAGGCATGTGAGCTCATG ATCAGTGCTTTAGAGCTAGACAAGAACCTTTTCCGGGTGGGACAGAGTAAAGTGTTCTTTCGGGCTGGAGTTCTGGCTCACTTGGAAGAGGAACGAGACCTGAAGATCACTGACACCATCATCCGATTCCAGAGTGCCGCACGTGGATACCTCGCCAGGAG GGCCTTCCATAAGAAACAGCAGCAGCTCAGTGCTCTACGTGTGATGCAGAGGAACTGTGCAGCGTACCTGAAGCTCAGAAACTGGCAGTGGTGGAGACTCTTCACCAAG GTGAAGCCATTGCTGCAGGTGACCCGTCAGGATGAGGAGATTCAAGCTCGTGAAGCTCAGCTACAGAAAGCCAAAGACCAGCTGAGCAAACTGGAGCTTGACTTTACTGAACTGGACAAAAAAACCCAACAG CTGATGGAGGAGAAGGCGGTGCTGACCGACCAACTGCAGGCGGAAGCGGAGTTATTTGCAGAAGCAGAGGAAATGAGAGCACGGCTGGCCAATCGCAAACAGGAGCTTGAAGATGTGTTGGGAGAGCTCGAGAGCCGattggaggaggaagaggagagggCTGTCCAGCTGACCAATGAGAAGAAGAAGATGCAGCAACATATCCAG GATCTGGAAGAGCAGCTCGAAGAGGAGGAGGGGACACGCCAGCGCCTCCAGCTGGAGAAAGTCACTCTGGAAAGTAAAGTGAAGAGTCTGGAGGCCGAGAACTTGACTCTGGGAGAGCAGAGAGACCGATTAAGCAAG GAGAAGAAACAGCTGGAAGAGAGACTGAATGAAGTGACAGATCAACTCACAGAGGAAGAGGAGAAAGTGAAGAGTCTCAACAAGCTGAAAAACAAACAGGAAGCTGTCATTGCTGATATAGAAG AGCGTCTGAAGAGGGAAGAGCAGGGTCGTCTGGAGCAGGAGAAGTGGAAGAGACGGATGGAGGGAGAAGCAGTGGACGCACAAGAGCAGCTGTCTGACCTCGGCTTACTCGTCACAGAGCTGAGAGGAAGCCTgagccagagagagaaagagatcacCACACTACAGACAcg CCTGGAGGAAGAGGGTGCCCGGCGTACAGAAGCTCAGAGGGCTCTGAGAGAGGCCATGTCTCAGGTGTCTGAGCTCAAGGAGGAGGTGGAGAATGAACGAGGGATGAGGGAAAGAGCTGAGAAACAGAAGAGAGACCTGGGAGAGGAGTTAGAAGCTCTGAGGACTGAACTAGAAGATACACTGGACACCACAGCTGCTCAGCAAGAACTCag gtcTCGCCGTGAGGCTGAATTAGGAGAGCTTCAGAGGTGTTTAGAGGAGGAGACGCGTCGTCATGAAGCCCAGCTCTCAGAACTTCGCATCAAACACACTGCTGCTGTTGACTCCCTACAGGAGCAGCTGGACAACACCAAGAGA tCCCGTCAGTCTCTAGAGAAGGCGAAGGCTATGCTGGAGGAGGAGCGCTTGAACCTGAGTGCTGAGCTGAAGACGCTGCAGGGAGGGAAGATGGAGAGCGAGAGGGGCAGGAAGAGAGCAGAGGGACAATTACAGGAACTCAATGCACGCCTCTCACaggctgagagagaaagagaagagagagaggaacGACTCAGTAAACTACAG tcAGAGCTTGAGTCTTTATCCAGCTCTCTCTCCTCATCTGACTCAAAATCTCTTCGTTTGAAGAAGGAGGTCAGCAGTCTGGAGAGTCAACTACATGATGTGCag GAGCTCCTGCAGGAAGAGACACGGCAGAAGTTAGCATTGGGCTCACGTGTTCGCGCTCTAGAGGAGGAGAAAGCTGGACTGATGGAGCGATTagatgaggaggaagagaagacCAGAGAACTCACACGGCAAATTCAGAACCATACACAACAG CTGGCTGATTTAAAAAGGCAGACAGAGGAAGTGAACACTGCTGTGGAGGCCGGGGAGGAGGCCAGGAGGAAGATGCAGAGAGAGCTGGAGAATgctatacagagagagagaaccaaagaggaagagaaagaacgagtagacagacagaaagaacgaCTGAGAGAAGAGATAGAGGACATGACCATTGctctgcagagagagagacagaactgTACTGCTCTGGAGAAGAGACAGAAGAAATTCGATCAG AGTTTAGCAGAGGAGAAGGCAGTGAGTGCTCGGCTGTTGGAGGAACGGGACCGTGCAGAAGCAGAGAGTCGAGAGAAAGAGACACGCTTCTTGTCTCTCTCTAGAGCGCTGCAGGAAGCCACAGAGCAGAGAGATGAGCTGGAGAGAACCAATAAGCAACTCCGCCTTGAGATGGAACAGCTCGTCAACGCCCAAGATGACGTGGGCAAAAAT GTTCTTGAGCTTGAGCGTTCCCGACGGGCTTTGGAAACAGAAGCCCAGTCTCTGAAAGAACAGACCCAGGAGCTGGAGGATGAGCTGACAGAGGCAGAGAATGCTCGTCTGAGACTGGAGGTTATGCTTCAAGCCCTCAGAGctcagtttgagagagagatcaGCGCCAAGGAGGAGAaaggagaagaaaagagaagagcaCTCAACAAACAG GTACGAGAGCTGGAAGTAATGCTTGAAGAGGAGAAGACTCAGAGAGCTCAGACTCTTACGTTCAAGAAACAACTAGAGACAGAGCTGCAGGAGGCGGAGTCTCAGGTGGAAGCAGCCAATCGGGGCAGAGAGGAGGCAATCAGGCAGATGAAACGTCTCCAG GTTCAATTGAAGGAGCTTCTTCGTGAGCTGGATGAGACCAAACTGGCTCGAGAAGAGATTGTCTCCCAATCAAAGGACACCGAAAAACGCCTGCAGACACTGGAGGCAGAACTATTACAGCTAACAGAG GAACTGGCTGTTTCTGAGAGGCAACGAAGGCAAGCTCAGCAGGAGCGAGATGAAATGGCGGATGAAATCGTCAACAGCTCAAGTGGAAA ATCTGCCCTGTTTGAGGAGAAACGGCGTCTGGAGGCCAGAATCACTCAGCTGgaggaagaattagaggaggaACAGATTAATGCTGAACTACTTGTCGAGAGACAGAGGAAGAGCACCTTACAG GTTGAGACACTCACAGTCCAGTTGTCAGGCGAGAAGACACTGGCACAGAAGAGCGAGAGCGCACGTGAGAGCCTTGAGAGGCAGAATAAAGAGCTGAAAACTCGTCTCAGCGAGCTGGAGGGGGCTGTGAAGGGCAAACATCGGCTCAGCGTTGCCGCTCTGGAAGCCAAGATAGAATCTATGGAGGAACAACTGGAGCAAGAGAGACA AGAGCGCACCGTAGCCAGTAAACTGGTGAGGAAAACAGAAAAGAAACTGAAAGAGGTTTTGATGCAGGTGGAAGATGAACGGAGACACGCAGATCAGTACCGAGAGCAG TTGGATAAGTCTATGGGTCGCCTCCGTCAACTGAAGAGGCAGttagaggaggtggaggaggagaacTCTCGCTCCAACGCTCAGCGCAGGAAACTACAGCGAGAACTGGAGGAAATGAGTGACAGTATGCAAAGCATGAACCGCGAGCTCAACACTCTACGCTCACAACTCAG GCGAGCTCCACTGCCTATTTCCATGCGTGCTGGCCGCAGGGCTCTGGTGGATGATCTCTCTCAGGAGAACTCTGATTCGGAGGATCCAGGTGCTTCTCCCACCCCGTCCAGCGGCCCACCGGGGACCCCCACAACCTCAGACAACGCCCTGGGCCCCCCGCCCCCCTACAGTCTTACAGATGCTGAATAA